Below is a window of Candidatus Zixiibacteriota bacterium DNA.
GACAACCGGCCTATCATGATTCCCATCATTTTATCCATCATACCCATCTTTTGACCTCCTAAAAACAGTTGTGTGTTTTTTACAGGATAGCTCGCAATTGTTAGGATCGGATTAAAAACAGATAACCGCTATCTTAGACAAGATATCTACATTATCTTAGACACAAAACCGTTTTCTATAACGATTTTTTACAATACAGCCGGACGTTACTCATACAGGAAGAACCCATAAAGCATTGCACAACAACGCCAAATGATCTTTTTTTGCAGGTTTTTTAATTTTTTATACAAAACGGGAACTATTATTAGACAATTCATGTTTTGTCTAGTGAAAGTTGAAATTATGTGGACGCAATCAAAAAGGAGAACACAATGAAGACATTAGACGTAATCGTAGCCGCGCTTCTGGTAATCGGGGGTTTGAACTGGGGGCTGGTCGGCATTTTCGGATTCGATCTGGTCGCCTCGATTTTCGGTGATATGAGCTTTCTGAGCAGAATCGTCTACGCCGTTGTAGGCCTGAGCGCTCTCTACCAGGCAGTGCAGTGGAAAGCGATCCAGCGTCGCTGGGCAGTCCTGTCACCGGCCGGTGCTTGATTAGTTGAACATCGACAAACGATTAGTTGAAATTGAACGCAAAAAATTTAAGGAGAAGTAAAATGAATGTGAAATTAAAAGACAAGATGGAAAAGGGTAGAGGGGCAGCTCACATCGGCTCGAGACCGATGGTGGTTCATGTGGACAGCAGAGGAACGGAATGGTTGTGCGACAAGAACGTCAACGGGGGCGACTTCGCCGCTCAGGGGTGCTGGCGAACAGATATGATGGCGTTCAATCGCAACGACTAATCAGCAGAGAGCGGTGAACCGAAAGGCGGTCTGGATTTCCAGGCCGCTTTTCTTTTGTTTACTGCGTCATTCAAGTATAAGTCAAATTACTAAAGATTATACTACGGCTACTGACGCTTTCAGGTTTGTAAACAGCGCCAAACGCAAATGACATAAAACTGTCTGTAGCTTTCAGCCGGCAGAGGGTGTCGCGGTGATAGCCTTTTCAAAATGCTAACTACAGATTTTTGAACGGCAGAAAGCTCATGAAATCGCAGTGGTGGACTATATAGGCCTCGGTCGTGCGTTTGACCATATCGCCCTCGCCGGCATGAGCGGCGATTATATGACAGACCTCTTTCGGCACCCCGCACTGCATCGCCAGTCCGACTCCTGAAAACGGATGACGGACTGCTTTGCCGAAATCGGACTGCACCGCTTTACCCTCGATCTTTTCATATTCCAGCAACTTGCCGACATCGGCCAGAATCGCCCCGGCCACGACCGTATCCAGGTCAATCGGTAAGTTGGTGCCGAAAAATTTCTGCATCGTCTGAGCGGATTCATACGACAGATGAACCACCGCACGTTTATGTTCCATAAATGTCACCGGGCAATCCTTGATCAGAAGCGTAAAGGGAATCTCGTTCAGATCGTCCACGGTCAAGGGACTGAGTTTCAGCGCCAGCGCCCAGGCGTCGGCGGTCTGTTCACGCAGTTTCTCATCTTTGATCCATTCCAGTTCGGGCCAGAGTTTATAGACTTCTTCGGGCATTTGATATCTCCTTGTGTGCGTTTCTTTGGCTGTAATTAAACTCCCGGCAGACCGTCTGTCAACTCAAAGAAGCGGGCTGGTTGTCAGGTTGCCTGATATAAGCGGATATTGGCTCGTACCTTTGGCAAAAACAGTCAATTATTCCGGGTGAGGTTTGATCTACTGGCCTGAGGAATTCATCAGGAGATGTTGCGATACGCGCATTTTGACAGGTCAACTACTCAGTTTTGTCACTTAAGGTTATGAGTTCTGCTTTTTTGCGCGATGCTTTTGCGCTTTGATGGAAATCCAGTCGATCAGCCTGGGAGAGATCTTGTTTAAAAACACTCCCAGCTTGCCTGAAAACGATAATACCCTCTCGCGCTTGCGTTTGGCAGAAGCCTTGAGGATAATCCGGGCACACTCCGAAGCTGTCATCATCTTATCGGTGTAAAGCTTCTGGCCCTGTTCGCCCATCTTCTGGCCGTCCGGCTTGATCACATTGCCGGCGAAATTGGTGACAACGTAGCCGGGATAAACAGCTGTCAGCGAGACCCCCTCGGAACGCAGTTCATTGCGCAAAATGTCCGAAAAACCGGCCATCGCAAATTTGGAGGCGGCATAGACGGTACTTCCCCAGATTGCAACCTTGCCCAGAACCGAGGACACCATCACGATTCGCCCGCGGGTTTTCTTCAAATACGGGAGAGCGTAGTAGGTACACCAGACCGAGCCCATAAAGTTGACCTCCATGACATTCTGGAAAGCCTTCAGATCGGGCTGTTCATCCAGCCTGCCACC
It encodes the following:
- a CDS encoding DUF378 domain-containing protein; amino-acid sequence: MKTLDVIVAALLVIGGLNWGLVGIFGFDLVASIFGDMSFLSRIVYAVVGLSALYQAVQWKAIQRRWAVLSPAGA
- a CDS encoding HDIG domain-containing protein, which produces MPEEVYKLWPELEWIKDEKLREQTADAWALALKLSPLTVDDLNEIPFTLLIKDCPVTFMEHKRAVVHLSYESAQTMQKFFGTNLPIDLDTVVAGAILADVGKLLEYEKIEGKAVQSDFGKAVRHPFSGVGLAMQCGVPKEVCHIIAAHAGEGDMVKRTTEAYIVHHCDFMSFLPFKNL
- a CDS encoding SDR family oxidoreductase; translated protein: MGNTVFKDNVTIVTGASSGIGRELALQLADQGAVLVLASRSLDQLEKIAADCRRRGAKALVVKTDVGLESECKHLIDKAFGEFGRIDTLINNAGYSTGGRLDEQPDLKAFQNVMEVNFMGSVWCTYYALPYLKKTRGRIVMVSSVLGKVAIWGSTVYAASKFAMAGFSDILRNELRSEGVSLTAVYPGYVVTNFAGNVIKPDGQKMGEQGQKLYTDKMMTASECARIILKASAKRKRERVLSFSGKLGVFLNKISPRLIDWISIKAQKHRAKKQNS